One Alteromonas sp. KC3 DNA segment encodes these proteins:
- a CDS encoding DUF748 domain-containing protein, which translates to MSRTRVVTMLLAVLITLGAVRVSLPYAVAWYINNTLSQPGNYDGRVGDVDLMLWRGAYSLEHVLLYKANGEVDRPLFKADYVEFTLSWTQLLDGAAVGRVVVNSPEINFIDSNASEKRQSGKNENWLSIADQLFPLRIDKLAINNGKVAFYNPDTTPAIDISLHDIQLELNNLVNSDRLSDTRVATGKATGQTAEQGTLTVDAKLNPATHAPTFDIDIHADNVGLVNFKNLLDTYAPFDLEAGTMTLAAEIASNEGKVKGYVKPILHNVEVFSWKGDIQQDGDGFFEGSIEAISALVTELFENQSKDQIATRIPIEGDISDPEAQTWDAFTAILKNAFVQAFNGDVEKTIELERLDVDKSQQESTD; encoded by the coding sequence ATGAGTAGGACACGCGTTGTTACCATGTTACTTGCCGTGCTAATCACGCTTGGAGCTGTGCGCGTCAGTTTACCTTATGCGGTAGCGTGGTATATCAACAATACATTGAGCCAGCCAGGCAATTACGATGGCCGAGTGGGTGATGTTGACCTTATGTTATGGCGAGGTGCGTACAGCCTTGAACACGTATTGCTATACAAGGCGAATGGCGAAGTAGACCGCCCGTTATTTAAAGCCGACTATGTCGAATTTACGCTTTCTTGGACACAACTATTAGACGGTGCAGCAGTAGGTCGCGTGGTGGTTAATTCGCCTGAGATAAACTTTATTGACAGTAATGCCAGCGAAAAACGTCAGTCTGGTAAGAACGAAAATTGGCTCTCTATTGCCGATCAGCTATTTCCATTACGCATTGATAAACTAGCGATAAACAATGGCAAAGTTGCTTTTTATAACCCTGATACCACCCCCGCTATTGATATTTCACTGCATGATATTCAACTTGAGCTTAATAACCTTGTAAACAGCGATAGATTGTCAGATACACGAGTGGCCACCGGTAAAGCAACTGGACAGACTGCAGAGCAAGGCACATTAACAGTAGACGCCAAACTTAATCCGGCTACCCATGCCCCCACTTTCGATATTGATATACACGCAGATAATGTGGGCTTGGTCAATTTTAAGAATCTATTAGACACTTACGCACCCTTTGACTTGGAAGCAGGCACAATGACACTTGCCGCTGAAATCGCGTCAAACGAAGGCAAAGTAAAAGGTTATGTGAAGCCCATCTTGCACAACGTAGAAGTGTTTAGCTGGAAAGGTGATATCCAGCAAGATGGCGATGGTTTTTTTGAAGGTAGTATTGAAGCCATTTCAGCATTAGTGACTGAGCTTTTCGAAAACCAAAGTAAAGATCAGATTGCAACGCGCATCCCCATTGAAGGTGATATTTCTGACCCAGAAGCGCAAACATGGGATGCCTTCACTGCTATTTTAAAAAACGCTTTTGTACAGGCCTTCAATGGTGATGTAGAAAAAACCATTGAGTTGGAAAGACTTGATGTTGATAAGTCACAACAAGAAAGCACAGACTAG
- a CDS encoding SlyX family protein — MTDTRIAALQEQLDTAHSYIEELQTKVAFQEHTIDALNDALSSQQQQLDDIAFKVRHVIDRVKSIEPSNIAKQSEETPPPHY, encoded by the coding sequence ATGACTGACACACGTATAGCAGCTTTACAAGAACAGCTGGATACCGCCCATAGTTATATTGAAGAACTGCAAACCAAAGTAGCCTTCCAGGAACATACTATTGATGCCCTTAATGATGCATTGTCTTCACAGCAGCAACAGTTGGATGATATTGCGTTTAAGGTGCGCCATGTTATCGACAGAGTGAAATCGATAGAGCCATCAAATATTGCTAAACAATCTGAAGAAACGCCCCCTCCCCATTACTAG
- a CDS encoding WD40 repeat domain-containing protein: MGCSVPDTTPIQQWRHVEEGAYAADISTDGTISVLSGVDNGINVWRIGEDEPLYHWGHQGEGNNLVMSVHISADKRYIVTADREAFALWSMETGEPEGFWRIDESSIRDVAVANNGDGILVARSSGKVMYFEPRTSRRLEFLGHQEKVNSIDISPNGKYALTGGNDYIAYLWSTETGQIIHTFTHPTRVTKVALDDEGRYAFTADSKSKSQIWNVQTGQAVSALNFASRQKIFTDVEFSKDGKYLLTGSPSRKVYLWDIKTGDQLQAIQVASRETISPPTAVVYGVAFMPDGNIVSASSSGLAEVWQREK, encoded by the coding sequence ATAGGGTGTTCTGTTCCTGATACTACGCCAATACAACAGTGGCGTCATGTAGAAGAAGGCGCATATGCCGCAGATATCTCTACAGATGGCACCATTTCGGTGTTATCTGGCGTTGATAATGGCATTAATGTATGGCGCATTGGTGAAGATGAGCCTTTGTATCACTGGGGACACCAAGGTGAGGGTAACAACTTAGTCATGTCGGTGCATATTAGTGCTGACAAGCGCTATATCGTTACTGCTGACCGCGAAGCGTTTGCTCTGTGGAGTATGGAAACTGGGGAACCTGAAGGGTTTTGGCGCATCGATGAGTCATCAATTCGCGACGTAGCAGTAGCGAATAATGGCGATGGTATACTTGTCGCGCGCTCTAGTGGAAAGGTCATGTATTTTGAGCCTCGCACATCGAGGCGTTTAGAATTTCTTGGCCATCAGGAAAAGGTAAATTCCATTGATATTTCACCTAATGGTAAATATGCCCTTACTGGTGGCAATGATTATATTGCTTATCTGTGGAGCACAGAAACGGGTCAAATTATTCACACGTTCACTCATCCAACACGCGTAACAAAGGTAGCACTAGACGATGAAGGTCGGTACGCCTTTACTGCTGATAGTAAAAGTAAGTCACAGATATGGAATGTACAAACTGGCCAAGCGGTGAGTGCACTTAACTTTGCGTCTCGTCAGAAAATATTTACTGATGTTGAATTCTCGAAGGATGGTAAGTATTTACTTACTGGTTCGCCTTCGCGAAAGGTTTACTTGTGGGACATTAAAACAGGTGATCAGCTGCAAGCCATTCAGGTGGCATCTCGAGAAACTATCTCTCCGCCTACCGCAGTTGTGTATGGCGTCGCCTTCATGCCAGATGGTAATATAGTATCAGCAAGTAGCAGCGGCCTAGCCGAAGTATGGCAACGAGAGAAATAG
- the fkpA gene encoding FKBP-type peptidyl-prolyl cis-trans isomerase: protein MQKSLVALSTIAALGLFACQPNTTDEAASNADSAKTTSVSAEEMTDSQKQAYAMGASMGLFVSNRAEQQATLGLELDQEALKQGFNDGLADTLKFTPEQIQQIAQQGEEVLRAKQQEMAAQAAEKNIEAGLAYLEENGKREGVVTTDSGLQYEVLTEGEGASPAATDVVKVHYRGTLLDGTEFDSSYKRGEPAEFPLNRVIAGWTEGVQLMKEGAKYRFHIPSELAYGQRSTGAITPNSTLVFDVELLEVVKPEADEAAE from the coding sequence ATGCAGAAGTCGCTCGTTGCCTTATCTACTATCGCTGCGCTAGGCCTTTTCGCTTGCCAGCCAAACACCACAGATGAGGCCGCTTCTAACGCTGATAGTGCAAAAACAACTTCTGTCTCTGCAGAAGAAATGACAGATTCACAAAAGCAGGCTTATGCCATGGGCGCAAGCATGGGTTTATTTGTTAGCAATCGCGCTGAACAACAAGCTACGCTTGGCCTTGAACTAGACCAAGAAGCCTTAAAGCAAGGGTTCAATGATGGCCTTGCAGATACACTTAAATTCACTCCAGAGCAGATTCAACAAATTGCTCAACAAGGTGAAGAAGTACTGCGTGCTAAACAACAAGAAATGGCTGCCCAAGCTGCTGAGAAAAACATTGAGGCAGGCTTAGCCTACCTAGAAGAAAACGGTAAACGCGAAGGTGTTGTAACCACTGACTCTGGACTTCAGTACGAAGTACTGACCGAAGGTGAAGGTGCCAGCCCAGCAGCAACAGATGTGGTAAAAGTCCACTACCGCGGCACCTTGCTAGACGGTACTGAGTTTGACTCTTCTTACAAGCGTGGTGAGCCTGCTGAGTTCCCACTTAACCGCGTTATTGCAGGCTGGACTGAAGGCGTGCAGCTGATGAAAGAAGGCGCGAAATATCGCTTCCACATTCCATCAGAATTGGCCTATGGTCAACGCTCAACAGGTGCAATCACACCAAACTCTACACTTGTTTTTGATGTAGAGTTGCTTGAAGTGGTTAAGCCAGAAGCAGACGAAGCTGCTGAGTAA